A stretch of Planococcus citri chromosome 5, ihPlaCitr1.1, whole genome shotgun sequence DNA encodes these proteins:
- the LOC135848336 gene encoding uncharacterized protein LOC135848336, producing MHNSFKIENFSIIFSHFVSNDDLLNSITSENTQLLHFPINPNPPWLSFSPKIELTLTEKSQRHSANHIQNYNTLLAKYPDFVQIYTDGSKSADSAGCSVIHDDHAIPFSLPHHFSVLSTELYAIKLAIEYSQNLISNKILILSDSLSALHSIQNFRKKKQHPISQQVVQILHSSNKDIILCWIPSHSKIPQNEKADETAKLSLNMFPIPNIPIPLSDIKRNCKIFVHRSFQRSWDLVPSTNKLKPIKKTIDSWKTSFQTSRKDEVILFRLRTGHSLLSHGHILNKLPKPLCEICNIPVSINHLITECPKFQSERNRLIPNPTLESLLSDSNTQNLRLLTFLKEIDLYNKI from the coding sequence atgcacaattcatttaaaatcgagaatttttccataattttctcacattttgtgTCAAACGATGATCTCCTAAATTCTATCACTTCAGAAAACACTCAACTACTTCATTTTCCAATAAACCCCAACCCACCATGGCTTTCTTTCAGCCCAAAAATTGAACTCACACTAACGGAAAAATCCCAAAGACACTCTGCAAATCATATCCAAAACTATAATACTCTCCTTGCCAAATACCCAGACTTCGTTCAAATCTATACAGATGGCTCAAAATCAGCAGACAGTGCGGGCTGCTCAGTTATCCATGACGACCACGCAATACCTTTCTCATTGCCTCACCACTTTTCAGTACTCTCAACTGAACTTTATGCAATCAAACTAGCGATTGAGTACAGTCAAAATCTTATCTCTAACAAAATTCTAATACTATCAGACTCTCTATCAGCCCTACATTCAATCCAAAATTTCCGCAAAAAGAAACAACATCCAATCTCCCAACAAGTAGTCCAAATCCTACATTCATCAAATAAAGATATCATCTTATGCTGGATCCCTTCCCACTCCAAGATCCCTCAGAATGAAAAGGCAGATGAAACAGCAAAACTATCGCTAAATATGTTCCCAATACCAAATATTCCAATTCCACTCTCAGACATAAAACGAAACTGCAAGATTTTCGTTCACCGTTCTTTTCAGAGATCGTGGGATCTGGTCCCAAGTACCAACAAACTCAAGCCTATAAAGAAAACAATTGATTCCTGGAAAACCTCCTTTCAAACATCTCGAAAAGATGAAGTCATTTTGTTCAGACTTCGAACAGGCCACTCCTTACTTTCTCATGGCCATATCCTAAATAAATTACCTAAACCATTATGCGAAATCTGCAATATCCCTGTCTCAATTAACCACCTAATAACCGAATGCCCAAAATTCCAATCTGAAAGAAATCGTCTAATCCCAAACCCCACTCTTGAATCTCTACTGTCTGACAGTAATACTCAAAACCTCAGACTCCTTACCTTCCTGAAAGAAATCGACCTGTACAACAAAATCTAA